In Microvenator marinus, one genomic interval encodes:
- a CDS encoding SAF domain-containing protein yields the protein MVRKTARNLFFGVSLLAGVLAGGAFHAIRVEEETVKIVVATQDISKGTALTRQMYKFSDASPRALPSNPIPFDRIEYYVGKRLRYDVVLNEPLRQDSFERNE from the coding sequence ATGGTTCGAAAGACCGCTCGAAATCTCTTTTTTGGTGTCTCGTTGTTGGCGGGAGTCCTGGCCGGTGGCGCGTTTCATGCGATCCGAGTCGAGGAGGAGACCGTCAAAATCGTGGTCGCCACGCAAGATATCTCCAAAGGCACCGCCCTGACGCGTCAGATGTACAAGTTCTCTGACGCGAGTCCGCGCGCACTCCCATCAAACCCGATTCCATTTGACCGGATCGAGTACTACGTCGGTAAGCGGCTCAGATACGACGTCGTTCTGAACGAGCCCTTGAGGCAAGATTCGTTTGAGAGAAACGAGTAG
- the hemB gene encoding porphobilinogen synthase produces the protein MTNTNFPNTRMRRMRHDEWSRRLMRENRLTTDDLIWPIFVLEGSNQREAVQSMPGVWRQSIDLWLKDLQEAVNLGIPAVALFPVVPVEKKNEEATEAMNPDNLMCRAARAIKEAYPELGLIGDVALDPYTSHGQDGLVVDGYVVNDPTIDVLEKQSVVQAQAGFDVIAPSDMMDGRIGRIRAALDDAGFETKTRIMAYSAKYASAFYGPFRDAVGSKSSLGKSDKRTYQMDPANTDEAIREVAMDLAEGADMVMVKPGMPYLDIVRRVKDEFGCPTYAYQVSGEYAMLKGAAENGWLDGDASMMEALLAFKRAGADGILTYFALEAARLLKSQS, from the coding sequence ATGACGAATACAAACTTTCCAAACACACGAATGAGGCGCATGCGGCATGACGAATGGTCCAGACGGCTCATGCGCGAGAATCGACTGACCACGGACGATTTGATCTGGCCAATCTTTGTGCTCGAAGGAAGTAACCAGCGCGAAGCAGTTCAGTCCATGCCAGGAGTTTGGCGACAATCGATCGACCTCTGGCTAAAAGATCTTCAAGAGGCGGTAAATCTGGGTATCCCGGCGGTTGCGCTCTTCCCCGTGGTTCCAGTCGAGAAGAAGAACGAAGAGGCTACCGAAGCCATGAATCCAGACAACTTGATGTGCCGCGCAGCCCGCGCCATCAAGGAAGCTTATCCCGAGCTCGGACTTATTGGTGACGTGGCCCTTGACCCTTACACTTCGCATGGCCAGGACGGTCTGGTTGTCGACGGTTATGTGGTCAACGACCCAACGATCGATGTCTTGGAAAAACAATCCGTCGTTCAAGCTCAGGCTGGATTCGACGTGATCGCGCCAAGCGATATGATGGACGGGAGAATCGGCCGAATTCGCGCGGCTCTCGACGACGCTGGGTTCGAAACCAAGACCCGGATAATGGCCTACTCCGCAAAATACGCGTCGGCGTTTTACGGTCCTTTCCGAGACGCTGTGGGCTCGAAATCGAGCCTCGGAAAGTCGGATAAACGCACCTATCAAATGGATCCGGCAAACACCGACGAGGCGATTCGAGAGGTCGCGATGGACCTTGCCGAAGGTGCAGATATGGTGATGGTAAAGCCGGGGATGCCCTACTTGGATATCGTGCGACGGGTGAAGGACGAGTTCGGATGCCCAACCTACGCGTATCAAGTCAGCGGTGAGTACGCGATGCTCAAGGGTGCTGCAGAAAATGGGTGGCTCGACGGTGATGCTTCGATGATGGAAGCGCTCCTCGCGTTTAAGCGAGCCGGTGCCGACGGCATCTTGACCTATTTCGCGCTCGAGGCAGCGCGCCTTCTCAAGAGCCAGTCATGA
- a CDS encoding GMC family oxidoreductase: MGFTFFETMSGEFRIDHKPMKATVWLACEVPQIEAFNDGVIRLDGVIHIDSWADDLPLSGELRISFLRKKTLEYELRFDDHEGRKCRIEGRKDLGITRRLLGMTHLNCEVFCESSLVGSGYLEFDLRDLMSFLGSPQAGTSARHLPIAAGPEPEDVEALRMAMEELISAGAKVPAVSEKTLSRTLKLISQLPPHAQKGYWAALHAYNALRSDGLKRVVSLPIMIGHFGRPDYLDAIGVPAYDNPVREPRERWHQQLVGPEVLENESTIECDVVVVGTGAGGAPLAASLAEKGFAVALVEEGRWADRADFSGELETRISKFWRDSGLSTIVSNAPLMVPTGRVVGGTTVINSGTSFGTPHAVLKEWRELGFGSDFEPDNFSEWTQKVARELGIAPAQDAWLGAIAGRVAVGAEHLRDRFPELEHGPLPRNAPGCDGQGLCTLGCPTGAKRSTDQSWVPRALKAGAQCFTGLRVARVLMRGDKAVGVVARGLDEFGVHKELRIKARAVVISCGTFGSPILLQESGINLPALGKNLSVHPALGVIAEFPHSLGEPWRAIPQSYGVHGVGDSRIRYEGFYVPPGLMAAALGEYNDALNSWMDSVNRVGQFGFMVRDRGVGTVRRGPGGRPIVTYKITPDVLSLMKIGLANLCEIMLAGGAERINIGVRGLGDIASVDHARALSSEGIKPWHLSPMAFHPLGTCAMGVSAKSAVVDLRHQVFGTEGLYVVDGASVPSSLGVNPQVTIMSMALRAADLLAQDLS; this comes from the coding sequence ATGGGATTTACCTTTTTTGAGACGATGTCGGGGGAGTTCCGAATTGACCACAAGCCGATGAAGGCCACGGTTTGGCTTGCCTGCGAGGTGCCCCAAATCGAGGCTTTCAACGACGGAGTCATTCGGCTAGACGGTGTGATTCACATAGACTCTTGGGCGGATGATTTGCCATTGTCCGGTGAGTTGAGAATCTCTTTTTTACGCAAGAAAACGCTTGAGTACGAGCTTCGGTTTGACGACCACGAAGGCCGGAAATGTCGTATTGAAGGCCGCAAAGATCTGGGGATTACGAGGCGCTTGCTCGGGATGACGCATCTCAATTGTGAAGTCTTCTGCGAGAGTTCCCTCGTCGGGAGCGGCTACCTTGAGTTCGACCTGAGGGACCTCATGAGCTTTCTAGGCTCACCCCAAGCCGGCACATCGGCGCGACATCTTCCAATCGCTGCGGGCCCTGAACCGGAAGATGTCGAGGCACTGAGGATGGCTATGGAAGAGCTTATCTCGGCTGGTGCCAAGGTCCCCGCGGTGTCCGAAAAGACTTTGAGCCGAACCCTAAAGCTCATCTCCCAACTTCCGCCTCATGCACAAAAGGGCTACTGGGCAGCGCTCCACGCATACAACGCTCTCAGATCTGATGGGCTCAAAAGAGTGGTGTCTCTACCGATCATGATCGGTCATTTCGGAAGACCCGACTACCTCGATGCCATCGGGGTACCAGCGTACGACAACCCGGTACGCGAGCCCCGAGAACGTTGGCACCAACAGCTCGTGGGACCCGAGGTCCTGGAGAACGAGTCCACCATCGAGTGCGATGTGGTGGTAGTAGGAACGGGCGCCGGTGGTGCCCCTTTGGCGGCCTCACTTGCCGAGAAGGGATTTGCTGTGGCCCTGGTCGAGGAGGGGAGATGGGCAGATCGGGCGGACTTTTCGGGCGAACTCGAGACACGGATCTCCAAGTTCTGGCGAGATTCAGGGCTTTCGACGATCGTATCAAATGCTCCGCTGATGGTGCCAACCGGCCGAGTTGTGGGTGGAACCACGGTGATCAATTCAGGAACGAGTTTTGGCACGCCACATGCCGTGCTCAAAGAGTGGCGTGAACTGGGATTTGGCTCCGATTTCGAACCGGACAATTTCAGTGAGTGGACCCAAAAGGTGGCGCGTGAGCTCGGGATTGCACCTGCTCAAGATGCGTGGCTCGGTGCTATTGCAGGGCGGGTTGCAGTGGGTGCCGAACACTTAAGAGACCGATTTCCAGAACTCGAGCACGGGCCACTTCCTAGAAATGCTCCGGGGTGTGATGGTCAGGGTCTGTGCACGCTTGGGTGTCCAACCGGGGCCAAGCGCTCTACCGATCAATCATGGGTTCCGCGTGCGCTCAAGGCGGGGGCACAGTGCTTTACAGGGCTTCGAGTAGCTCGTGTGTTGATGCGCGGCGACAAGGCTGTGGGTGTTGTAGCGCGCGGGCTAGATGAGTTCGGCGTACACAAAGAACTTAGGATCAAGGCGCGTGCCGTTGTGATTTCTTGCGGGACTTTTGGATCTCCTATTCTTCTACAGGAAAGCGGGATCAATCTCCCTGCTCTCGGCAAGAACCTCTCGGTTCATCCGGCGCTCGGTGTCATCGCCGAATTCCCGCATTCCCTGGGCGAGCCGTGGCGAGCCATTCCTCAAAGTTATGGCGTGCACGGTGTCGGTGATTCGCGGATCCGATATGAAGGCTTCTACGTGCCTCCTGGGCTCATGGCTGCTGCGCTCGGGGAGTACAACGACGCGTTGAATAGTTGGATGGACTCGGTGAATCGGGTTGGGCAGTTTGGGTTTATGGTTCGCGATCGAGGCGTCGGAACAGTGAGAAGAGGCCCTGGTGGGCGGCCGATCGTGACCTACAAGATTACCCCCGACGTCCTTAGTTTAATGAAGATTGGGCTCGCCAATCTTTGCGAGATAATGCTCGCGGGCGGGGCAGAACGCATCAATATCGGGGTTCGAGGTCTGGGAGATATCGCGTCCGTGGACCACGCAAGAGCGCTATCTTCCGAGGGTATCAAGCCGTGGCATTTGAGCCCGATGGCCTTTCACCCGCTCGGAACCTGCGCGATGGGCGTTTCCGCCAAATCGGCAGTCGTGGACCTTCGGCACCAAGTCTTTGGTACCGAAGGCCTCTACGTGGTGGATGGGGCAAGTGTGCCGAGCTCGCTCGGCGTGAACCCTCAGGTGACCATCATGTCGATGGCGCTTCGGGCTGCGGACCTGCTCGCTCAGGACCTGAGCTGA
- a CDS encoding acyl-CoA thioesterase has translation MGVIFQINPTESPERFEISVPETWGQGRAVYGGLAGAYLMMGATAGVSGSARSATISFVGPLESGPATLKRRVLREGSSMTHLQTEIEQNGEVKTIGLFAFGEARKTGLDIVSEPLVLPAPDTLHTIDFGQGLAPEFTSHFEYKWSGDAFPLSGAAARAQGWVRSKSELEFLSPEAHSMPASILALIDAWPPAIWSALTFPARGSTATWSVAFTPDAHTTIASTEWFSYDAKTTFSQEGYADTEATFGDGQGRILAKSRQVFSEFSKASA, from the coding sequence ATGGGAGTCATTTTTCAAATCAACCCAACCGAATCGCCGGAAAGGTTTGAAATTTCCGTCCCGGAAACATGGGGTCAAGGCCGTGCGGTCTACGGCGGCTTAGCGGGAGCCTATTTGATGATGGGCGCCACTGCAGGCGTTTCTGGGTCGGCGCGCTCGGCCACCATCTCGTTTGTTGGCCCGCTTGAGTCGGGCCCCGCTACCCTCAAGCGCCGGGTCTTGCGGGAGGGCTCTTCGATGACCCATCTGCAGACGGAGATTGAGCAAAACGGGGAAGTCAAAACAATAGGTCTTTTCGCGTTTGGTGAGGCGAGGAAAACCGGGCTTGATATCGTGTCAGAACCTCTAGTTCTTCCGGCCCCTGACACCCTTCACACAATCGACTTTGGTCAGGGACTCGCCCCGGAGTTTACCTCCCATTTTGAGTACAAATGGTCAGGTGATGCGTTCCCGCTGAGCGGTGCAGCAGCGCGTGCACAAGGTTGGGTTCGGTCCAAGTCCGAACTTGAGTTTCTCTCCCCTGAAGCGCACTCCATGCCCGCATCCATACTGGCGCTAATCGATGCGTGGCCACCCGCCATTTGGTCCGCGCTGACCTTCCCCGCAAGAGGAAGCACGGCCACCTGGTCGGTTGCGTTTACTCCAGACGCTCACACGACCATCGCCTCCACGGAGTGGTTTTCGTACGACGCAAAGACGACCTTTTCTCAAGAAGGATACGCCGACACCGAGGCGACCTTTGGGGACGGCCAAGGTAGAATCTTGGCAAAGTCCAGACAGGTTTTCTCTGAATTCTCAAAGGCGTCGGCTTAG
- a CDS encoding mechanosensitive ion channel family protein, translating to MNPTEIEWLKSFEIDWALFFESAAWIAGVLVIAAIAHLIASRLILRGISKLVKRSSIWWDDVIAEEKVFERLAPIAPALVIRWGMVFVPNLGEDIVDLVQRVVVATIVMVVARAASAFLGAVNAIYAKYEVARGRPIKSYIQVVQIAVYLFALIYAVAALMNESPWYFLTGLGAMTAVLLVIFRDTLLSLVAGVQLTNNDLIRVGDWIEMPNFGADGDVVDIALNVVKVKNWDGTITVIPTHKFLEHSFKNWRNVFEAGGRRIKRSLLIDMNTIRFLSEDEIEKFSKIQVLHEYIERKKEELKEHNAKLPEGAQELMVNKRWLTNVGTLRAYLVAYLRTNPQIHEEFSFLVRQLQPTESGLPIEIYVFSKDTRWAHYEAIQADIFDHLMAVLPEFGLRAFQAPAGRDFEALNRSILADHTSKQLPD from the coding sequence ATGAATCCTACAGAAATTGAATGGTTAAAGAGTTTTGAGATCGATTGGGCCCTCTTTTTTGAGAGCGCGGCCTGGATTGCGGGAGTGCTCGTCATCGCCGCTATCGCGCACCTGATTGCGAGCCGCCTGATACTTCGTGGCATCAGCAAATTGGTGAAACGAAGCAGCATCTGGTGGGACGATGTGATCGCGGAGGAGAAGGTTTTTGAGCGCCTTGCGCCCATTGCACCCGCACTTGTAATCCGCTGGGGAATGGTCTTTGTACCAAATCTCGGAGAAGACATTGTCGATCTGGTTCAACGGGTTGTTGTGGCCACAATCGTCATGGTTGTGGCTCGCGCGGCGAGCGCATTCTTGGGTGCGGTCAACGCGATCTATGCCAAGTACGAAGTGGCACGTGGCAGGCCGATCAAGAGTTATATCCAGGTCGTTCAAATCGCGGTTTATCTCTTCGCCCTTATCTATGCCGTCGCGGCGTTGATGAACGAGTCCCCGTGGTACTTCCTCACCGGTCTTGGCGCGATGACCGCCGTGTTATTGGTAATCTTTAGAGACACACTGCTCTCATTGGTGGCGGGTGTGCAGCTTACCAATAACGACCTCATTCGAGTCGGGGATTGGATCGAAATGCCCAATTTTGGCGCCGATGGCGACGTGGTGGACATCGCCCTGAACGTGGTGAAGGTCAAAAATTGGGATGGTACGATCACAGTGATTCCAACCCATAAATTCCTGGAGCACTCATTCAAGAACTGGAGAAATGTGTTTGAGGCTGGCGGCCGCCGAATCAAGCGCAGCCTACTCATCGACATGAACACCATCCGTTTCCTGAGCGAAGATGAAATCGAAAAATTCTCGAAAATCCAAGTTCTTCACGAGTATATCGAACGGAAGAAGGAGGAGCTCAAAGAGCACAATGCCAAATTGCCCGAAGGTGCCCAGGAGCTCATGGTGAACAAACGGTGGCTCACCAATGTTGGCACCCTTCGCGCTTATCTTGTGGCTTACTTGCGCACCAACCCTCAGATACACGAAGAGTTCTCGTTCCTTGTAAGACAGCTTCAGCCCACGGAATCGGGACTACCCATTGAGATCTATGTGTTCTCCAAAGACACACGGTGGGCCCATTACGAAGCGATTCAGGCCGATATCTTCGACCATCTCATGGCAGTCCTCCCCGAGTTTGGTTTGAGGGCATTCCAAGCGCCCGCTGGACGAGACTTCGAAGCTCTTAACCGCAGCATCCTCGCCGACCACACTTCGAAGCAACTTCCGGATTGA
- a CDS encoding pirin family protein, translating into MSKNAVLSVSPMGFPWQTQDPFLFCVHHLDFYPEGDEKMGPKASVSGRNIGSDFSNKDGWSMYHGQDVPGFPMHPHRGFETITIARNGFIDHSDSLGAAARFGNGDVQWMTAGSGVVHSEMFPLVNKDKENPTELFQIWLNLPRKSKMVDPYFTMFWKNTVPRKTIEDTEGRRIELVAIAGAVEGLEPPTPPPNSWASDPKADIAIWTLKLDEGAKWTIPAGPEGANRTVYFFVGESLSVDGQKLSKGQLAKVDPTQEIVIENGAALGEVLILQGRPIGEPVVQHGPFVMNEPQEIRQAMIDYHQTGFGGWPLAIIRTCSST; encoded by the coding sequence ATGTCTAAAAATGCAGTGTTAAGTGTCAGTCCAATGGGATTTCCGTGGCAAACTCAAGACCCATTCTTGTTTTGCGTACACCACCTGGATTTCTATCCCGAAGGTGACGAAAAAATGGGCCCCAAGGCATCTGTGTCGGGACGAAACATCGGTTCGGATTTTTCGAACAAAGACGGCTGGTCCATGTACCATGGGCAGGACGTCCCGGGCTTTCCGATGCACCCGCACCGCGGATTCGAGACGATCACGATCGCCCGAAACGGATTCATCGACCACTCGGATTCCCTTGGTGCAGCAGCTCGATTCGGAAACGGTGACGTGCAGTGGATGACCGCTGGAAGCGGTGTCGTGCACTCGGAGATGTTCCCATTGGTCAATAAGGACAAGGAGAATCCAACCGAACTCTTTCAAATTTGGCTCAACCTTCCTCGCAAGAGCAAGATGGTCGACCCGTACTTCACCATGTTCTGGAAGAACACCGTGCCTCGTAAGACCATCGAGGATACGGAAGGAAGGCGAATTGAGCTGGTTGCAATTGCCGGTGCTGTAGAAGGGCTTGAGCCCCCTACTCCGCCGCCAAACTCTTGGGCATCTGACCCAAAAGCAGATATCGCGATTTGGACGTTGAAGCTCGATGAAGGTGCCAAATGGACCATCCCCGCAGGTCCAGAAGGCGCCAATAGAACCGTCTACTTCTTTGTGGGCGAAAGCCTGAGTGTAGACGGTCAAAAACTGAGCAAGGGTCAGCTCGCAAAGGTAGACCCGACGCAAGAGATCGTCATCGAGAACGGTGCCGCTCTCGGAGAAGTTCTGATTCTCCAGGGGCGTCCGATCGGCGAGCCGGTGGTTCAGCACGGGCCGTTCGTGATGAATGAGCCACAGGAGATTCGTCAAGCGATGATCGACTACCACCAAACGGGCTTTGGTGGCTGGCCGTTGGCCATCATACGGACCTGTTCATCCACGTGA
- a CDS encoding vWA domain-containing protein, with product MKRLLTLPLLFLLSGCQELAEFNDFVDSIESGEFTAQSLLSANPSSDFRNSGQVVLSVGERIGPDAKVQTRDSFGQWSECRRRGHTPRGGAPVNAFTVLVDGSGSMELEYFNGECDTCPHDPGRERVGAARRFVWKVQDVAPRSDLFLGEFGPTPHPEMLATRILSDFTDSSEHAEASVDQLMGYEPVGTPLWDSLGEMIEETAIARQNLNRETGEDVGSAIVILSDGQDNQSTYFDLDSVSREAIAAGVPIFAIGLGPASASAWDPEAYGDQQTNTVLDLQRVAQRTGGFYSSVDEPGRLYDLFDAVADGLAEGYTEETYECWEGGSAPASGSLVEGRILSGNSELPWFFLAP from the coding sequence ATGAAACGCCTTCTGACCCTTCCGCTTCTTTTCCTTCTTTCTGGCTGCCAAGAACTCGCTGAATTCAACGATTTTGTGGATTCGATCGAGTCTGGAGAATTTACGGCTCAATCTCTTCTGAGTGCCAATCCGAGCAGTGATTTCCGCAATTCTGGGCAGGTGGTTTTGAGCGTCGGAGAGCGAATTGGGCCGGATGCTAAAGTCCAAACTCGCGACTCGTTTGGCCAATGGTCGGAGTGTCGGCGCCGCGGCCACACGCCTCGTGGTGGGGCACCCGTCAACGCTTTCACAGTGCTCGTGGATGGGTCTGGCAGCATGGAACTCGAGTATTTTAACGGTGAGTGTGACACGTGTCCTCACGACCCGGGCCGTGAGCGGGTTGGCGCGGCGAGGCGATTCGTTTGGAAAGTCCAAGACGTTGCCCCGAGAAGCGATCTCTTCTTGGGAGAATTCGGCCCCACGCCACATCCTGAAATGCTAGCGACCAGAATCTTGTCGGACTTTACGGACTCTTCCGAGCACGCCGAGGCTTCTGTTGACCAACTCATGGGGTACGAGCCCGTTGGTACACCGCTCTGGGACTCGCTCGGAGAGATGATCGAAGAGACCGCGATCGCGAGGCAAAACCTGAACCGCGAGACCGGTGAAGACGTAGGAAGTGCAATCGTGATCCTGAGCGATGGCCAGGATAACCAATCGACGTACTTCGATCTGGACTCGGTCAGCCGTGAGGCAATTGCTGCAGGCGTGCCGATCTTCGCCATCGGACTTGGGCCAGCTTCGGCATCGGCCTGGGACCCGGAAGCTTATGGTGATCAACAGACAAACACCGTTTTGGATTTGCAGCGCGTGGCACAACGAACCGGCGGCTTCTATTCTTCGGTAGACGAGCCAGGACGGCTCTACGACCTCTTCGACGCGGTAGCTGACGGCCTGGCCGAAGGCTACACCGAAGAAACCTACGAATGCTGGGAAGGCGGTTCAGCTCCCGCGAGTGGTTCTCTCGTTGAAGGCCGCATTCTCTCCGGCAATTCCGAGCTCCCCTGGTTCTTCCTCGCCCCTTGA
- the hemN gene encoding oxygen-independent coproporphyrinogen III oxidase: MQIDFQHLKEFDVPVPRYTSYPTALSLTECKAQEVVEFENARRPDGPVSLYFHLPFCQSLCWYCACTKIITNDRSKSRVYLERVRKELQLKKAWFEGRKMTQLHLGGGTPTFMTTDELAELLQMTREVIEWAEDAEIGIEIDPRTLDEGDAFKLAEAGFNRASLGVQDHDPKVQRAIHRIQPLEQTRAAVESLRAAGFGSINMDLIYGLPVQTLESFNQTIEDVIALRPDRLAIYSYAHVPWAAPAQKILETRYGLPSADEKIQLFLLAAQKLDDAGYVHIGMDHFALPEDSLSKALNDQTLRRNFQGYSTQAGVEIHGFGMSSISQTDRQYFQNAKELEDWEAAIDSDALPVIKRVVLSEEDALRRDIIMAIMCSAKLDLDALSGAYGWSADDFQDEWSQLRVMQDKGLVELEGSTLQVTPVGRFFVRNIAAIFDTYRAAQKGFSKAI, encoded by the coding sequence ATGCAAATTGATTTTCAACACCTTAAAGAATTCGACGTCCCTGTTCCGCGGTATACCTCGTATCCAACCGCGCTCAGCCTCACGGAATGCAAGGCTCAGGAGGTTGTGGAGTTCGAAAACGCGCGGCGCCCAGACGGTCCCGTTTCGCTCTACTTTCATCTCCCATTCTGCCAGTCCCTTTGTTGGTATTGTGCCTGCACCAAGATCATCACCAACGACCGCAGCAAGAGCCGAGTTTATCTCGAGAGAGTTCGAAAGGAACTCCAGCTAAAGAAGGCCTGGTTTGAAGGCCGGAAGATGACCCAGCTGCACCTCGGTGGCGGTACACCGACGTTCATGACCACCGATGAGTTGGCGGAGCTTCTGCAGATGACACGAGAGGTCATCGAGTGGGCCGAGGACGCTGAAATCGGCATCGAGATCGACCCGCGTACGCTCGATGAGGGGGATGCCTTCAAATTGGCTGAGGCCGGCTTCAACCGCGCTTCCCTCGGCGTTCAAGACCACGACCCCAAGGTTCAGCGTGCGATTCATAGGATTCAGCCGCTCGAACAGACGCGAGCTGCGGTGGAATCACTAAGAGCCGCAGGCTTTGGCTCGATCAACATGGATTTGATTTACGGACTCCCAGTTCAAACGCTTGAGTCTTTCAATCAAACCATCGAGGACGTGATCGCCCTTAGGCCAGACCGCCTGGCAATTTACAGCTACGCCCACGTTCCATGGGCGGCACCGGCTCAGAAGATCCTTGAGACCAGATACGGGCTGCCGAGCGCCGATGAGAAAATTCAGCTCTTCCTCCTGGCCGCGCAAAAGCTCGACGATGCGGGATATGTACATATCGGGATGGACCACTTTGCGCTCCCTGAAGACTCGTTGAGCAAAGCCCTTAACGACCAAACTTTGAGGCGAAACTTCCAAGGCTATAGCACTCAGGCTGGCGTTGAGATTCACGGCTTCGGCATGTCGAGTATCTCGCAAACCGACAGACAGTATTTTCAGAACGCCAAGGAGCTCGAAGACTGGGAGGCAGCGATCGATTCTGACGCTCTTCCAGTCATCAAAAGGGTGGTCTTGAGCGAAGAAGACGCGCTTCGCCGCGACATCATCATGGCCATCATGTGCTCAGCCAAACTAGACCTCGACGCACTCTCCGGGGCCTACGGGTGGAGTGCAGATGATTTCCAAGACGAATGGTCACAATTGCGAGTGATGCAGGACAAGGGACTTGTAGAATTGGAAGGCTCTACGCTTCAGGTCACCCCTGTGGGGCGCTTCTTTGTCAGAAATATTGCGGCGATCTTCGATACCTATCGGGCCGCACAGAAGGGGTTCTCAAAAGCGATCTAG
- a CDS encoding acyl-CoA dehydrogenase family protein — translation MSTFWDNLLTEEDKMIRESAKRFALKEIRPFAYDWEEAGEFPRELFTKAAKAGVLGVGVDPEVGGSGGGASSIVMTIEGMMHGGSTGVCVGLGSLGIALPPIVQSADDYLIEKYARPALAGEKIAALAITEPGTGSDVAAVKTKAVLDGDHWVVNGAKLYITSGVRADFVVALVRTDEDPHGGLSFLVIERGTPGFEVSKALKKTGWWASDTAELIFENVRVPAKNLVGDKGGGFFTLMRNFQTERLALAAYGVATAELAFEEAKEWAKQREAFGRPISKFQVNRHKLADMATRIAMVKTFVYQLARRLDDGEYLVTEVSMAKNQAAELAVDVTYDAVQLFGGMGYMRESLVERLSRDARLLPIGGGTQEVMKEIIARNLGF, via the coding sequence ATGAGCACATTTTGGGATAACCTGCTGACCGAAGAAGATAAGATGATTCGGGAAAGCGCAAAGCGGTTTGCGCTCAAGGAAATTCGCCCCTTTGCCTACGACTGGGAAGAAGCCGGCGAGTTTCCAAGAGAGCTCTTTACCAAAGCTGCAAAGGCGGGAGTTCTAGGTGTGGGGGTCGATCCCGAAGTCGGAGGAAGTGGTGGAGGTGCAAGCTCTATCGTCATGACCATCGAAGGCATGATGCACGGCGGCTCGACGGGCGTTTGCGTGGGACTGGGCTCGCTTGGGATCGCTCTTCCTCCAATCGTTCAGTCGGCCGACGACTATCTAATCGAAAAGTACGCGCGCCCTGCCCTTGCCGGCGAGAAAATCGCGGCGCTTGCGATCACCGAGCCGGGCACGGGAAGTGATGTTGCGGCAGTGAAGACGAAGGCCGTGCTCGATGGCGATCATTGGGTGGTCAACGGCGCGAAACTCTACATCACGTCCGGGGTTCGGGCGGACTTTGTGGTCGCCCTCGTCCGAACCGACGAGGATCCACATGGTGGGCTCAGTTTCTTGGTGATCGAGCGAGGCACGCCGGGTTTCGAAGTGTCTAAGGCCCTGAAGAAAACAGGCTGGTGGGCCAGCGACACCGCAGAGTTGATCTTCGAGAATGTACGAGTACCGGCAAAGAATCTGGTGGGTGATAAAGGAGGCGGCTTCTTTACGTTGATGCGGAACTTTCAAACAGAGCGCCTCGCGCTCGCGGCCTATGGCGTGGCGACGGCTGAGCTCGCGTTTGAAGAGGCCAAAGAGTGGGCGAAGCAACGCGAAGCCTTCGGTCGCCCCATCTCCAAGTTTCAAGTCAACCGCCATAAGCTCGCCGATATGGCCACGCGCATCGCGATGGTCAAGACCTTTGTCTATCAACTCGCAAGGCGACTCGATGACGGTGAATACCTCGTCACGGAAGTCTCGATGGCGAAGAACCAAGCGGCCGAGCTCGCCGTGGACGTGACCTACGATGCGGTACAGCTCTTTGGAGGCATGGGATATATGCGTGAATCTCTGGTTGAGAGACTTTCAAGAGACGCACGGCTTCTGCCAATTGGTGGCGGCACCCAAGAGGTTATGAAGGAGATTATCGCTAGAAATCTAGGCTTCTAG